The DNA window TTCCCTTGAAGTAAAACTGCTCCCGTTGCCTTGTCCTTAACAACACAACCACAAGAGTTAAATTCAACAGTAATATTATTGAAGGCAGTAAGTTGTGAGATGCCCaataattttttcttaataTCGGCACATGCAAAACATCCTTTAGATACAAGGTCCGATTAGCAGGGGTATGAAGTAGTGAATTTCCTATATGAGCAATGAAAAGCTTATTACCATTACCAACAGTAAGAGTATGGTTACCATTGTACTTAGACCTCTGACCAACATGGTTAACATCATCAGTAACATGAGTACTCGCTCCACTATCAGCATACCAAACAGGATCACTGACTGCCTCTGAATTAGCTAGAAAGAAGGTTGCTGCTGTTGGATTtggattgttgttgttgttgtttcctCTCTGTTGGTCTAGTGGTGTTCCTTGGTATGAATCATCATACCTATAGTAGCACTTGACAGCAGTATGGCCTAACCTGCCACAGATTTGACACAAAGGTCTTGAGTTATTGTTGCGGCCTCCTCTTCCTCTAAAGAACCCGCCTCCTCCTCCTCGGTGATTCgggttgttgttgttgtgaaaTGATCCTTGGTTTCTGAAGTGGTTGCCTTGGCCTCTCCCCTGTCCAGATTGATTTCCAGAGGCTCTTGTGCCAGCAAAGCTCTGTCCAAGATTGATAGAAGCAATTCCAGCATTGATCTATTCCAACCGTTTCTCATAGCTCAATAGTTTGGCTTGTAGATCTATCCAACTAATGTCATCTTTTTCCTGAATTTGACATACTACGGGATTGTACTCAAGTGAATCAAGTCCAGTCAATATTTGTTGAACTAAATCTTCCAAAGGAACAGGTTTCCCAGCCAAAAAAAGATTATCTGCAAGCTTCTTTGCCGCCTTTAGATATTCAGCCATCTTCATATTACCTTTCTGCAACTTCTGGAATTCTCTCTTATAATAGGTTATGTTAGACTTGGTTCGAATCCCAAACACATCTCGGATCAATTCCCAGAGTTCTTGAGCAGTCTCACACCCCATAACTTCTGCTGCTACATCTGAATCCATAGAGTTGTACAGCCAGCCCAGCAAAGTCTAGTATAGGACAACCCAGTCTTCATACGCAGGATTCTCAACAACTTCTTGTGACAGTTCACTTCCTTCCTGAATGTTAGAACCCAGAAATTGTGGTGGACATTTCCGAGTACCAGTAATAAATCCTTCCATTCGATTGCCACGAATGACAGGAAGAACAAAATTCTTCCATAGCAAATAGTTCTCATGATTAAGCCTAATCGAACAGTATCCAAGAGAGTTACCTGACTGTCCTGGCAATCTTGGATTGCTCAGAGCGCTGGTGAACATTGCGGCAGTAGACAGATCTCTGCTCTTAGGGTTTTTCACAGTGGAGGCTTGCTCTCTTTGAACGGAACTCTCTGGAGTCAGAATAGCTTCAGGGTCGCCGCCATCGTGACTGCCAGCCATAACGCTCCGATACCAAGTTGAAATTAGGAAGAGAGTGTTTCGCTGGACAATTCTCAACAGCTTACAAGGAAATTACTAAGGTCCACTCTTATGAAAAGAGTGGACCATCCACCTCTTCTAAATAAGTCTTTAAAGGTTATTACAGTCTTTACTCAGGTGAGCATCTCGAGTATATTTTTTAGATCTAATGGTGTTTGATGGAGGTGGACAAAAGGGTGGATGGAAATGGGGTGGACCTAAAAAGGTCCCAGCTTACAACGGCTGTGAGACTAACTTGTATTTATACTCAGTATACAAAAGTAGCCCTAGAGAATGACCTATTACATATTGACAAGTGTACAAGTGAGACAACTATAAATAAAACCACAGCTATGTATGTGTATCGTATAAGGTTCTAACATCTTTTCCATTCATCTTTTTACCAGAGCCTTTGGGGGGATTTTGCGATGGAAATCATGCATACAGTGTTGCTTCGATGAGATTATTGTTAGCCTAAAATCCAGCTTCAAACCATTACCAGGTTTGCTGTCAGTTGAATGTGCAAGGGTCTCTGTCTCGACGTACATACGTATTAGGTCCACATCCCGTTGACTCGCGTCGCTTCATCTCAAGctccatattttttttattctcaccagaagaaaatatattttgtcaATGATGGATGACATCCATCAGATGATAACCTGAATACGTTGAACATCAATGTGTTGACAAATGACTCCTATAAATTAATATCCCCCACCCTCGATCGATGTGTGAAGTAACAAATATAGAATGACATGTAACAACACTGCAAATATGAATACTTAATAATAGCAttggaaattgatgaaaattataAAGTAACTTGTAGATATACTAGAGttgttatattattattacaactGCAAATGATATTCCCTTATTCTCACACCACTATTAGTACTACTTCATATATAAAGGAAAAAGAGCAGCTCCCTAGCGGAAGATTGTCTCTTTAAATAAACTTGTTGAAGAGGATTTTGCTGGCCAATGTTAAGGCAAACATAGTTAGCAGGGTAATTTGTATGCAGCAGGTGGCTGTTGGAGAACCGCTAGCGATCACAATTGGTGAAGCCGGTGGGCTGTCCTTTGCAGTGATTGCAAGCTTCATCCCCTTGAAGCAGTAGCCTCCGCCGCTGATGAAGTAGTAGGGTTTTGGTTCTGTCAGGTTAAAGACATCCCTCCCTCCCCTTGTTATGTTCATGACGAAATTAGTGTCGATGCACTTGTCGTAGCCAGTCTTGTTCACCTCCAGAACATTGTATCGCTGCTTGTCGAATCCGAAatctgaaaagaagaaagaactgaaaaatgtgaaaaaagtATAAAGAAGAAAGTGTAGTAGGAAAACAAGAGTAATGTAGAACTCACAGAGCCAATCACCAACGTAAAATTCTTCATGACTAGCCCACTCAGAGAAGTTAAAATTTGGTGCCCAGGAATACTTCCCTCCGCCAACCCTGTGGAGTACAGGTTTTCTGCAATCTGCCAACAACATGGTTGCCATAAACACCATCAACAAGAAGCACTTCTTCCTCAGACCCTCCATTCTCACAGCTCTTTTTGCTATTTCTTTGAACTATACTTGGCCTTGTTTGAAGGCTTAAGAATCTGCCTCGCATGCATACTGTATTCATTTACTAACAAACCACACAAATAATGTGAAGAAGTCCTCAGCTCATACTTTCTGTGAAATTAGGGCTAGTTTGTGGCAATATTTGCAATATTGGGTGGGAAGTGCCAGCCTTCCTGCTAGAGGTTGGGTTTGTATTGAAAGTACCAAGTTCACCAAGATTTCATGATCTCCAAAAAAATGTTGCTTGTAACTTGTAACTTGTTTGTAATTACTTCAAATAGCAATGAGTTtcgtctttttagtttttacagtACCATATTTCGGAAACCAAAGATTACGTCGTATGGGTATGTAAAATACAGGATTTCCAAGAAAATGACTCTCAAGTCTCAATCCCAAAAGTGGAACAATTATTTTACTCAAATGGAGTGGGTGCAGAAGTTTCACAATAAACAGCAACTTTGAGACCTTGAAAGCAGAAGCCTCTCCCATCAAAATCAATGAAGTAATAAGTCTTCGACTATCATTTGGAACACATCTCTTCCACCTTTGGTAAATCTGTGGCAATGCAATCCTCATAGCTGGTCTTGTTCACCTCCAGAACACTGTAGGTGTGCTTGTCAAACCCAAAATCTGTATGTATTCATGAATGACACAAACCTAACCCCCAACAATCAAGAACAAGAGAGACTAAAAATTACTAATTTATAACGAAAaagatggaaagaaagaaagaacataCAGAGCCAATCGCCCACATAGATGTGTTCATGATGAGAAGTCCAATCAGTGAGATTGACATTTGGTGCCCATGTAGTCTTTCCTCCTCCAACATAGTGTAGGCTTCAATTTGTAACACCCACCATTGACATCATCATCAAGAAAACAACAATTTTTATCCAATGATCCATGGTTAGCCTCACCGGCACTCTCTTTACAGCTCAATTGTCAAAGGCTTTCTACCTTCTGTTTCTGTGTGAAGATTCAATACAAAGATGGGTTTTTTTAATGCAGTTAATGATGAATAATAAACACTCATTGGACAAAAAGAACCGTTGATTCTCTTCATATCGCTTATTTTGTCAGTTATATTTGGTTAGAAGAATCAGGATATAATTTTCACATTGAGTCATTGACATCAACAGTATGAATATATCCATTTTTCGGCAAGTAGTTGTAATTCAGTAAAAATAGCAAACATCCCCTCAcccttaaatttaatatttaattgagATTTGGAAAAATAGCACACACACCCTTTTCCTTTTTGGTAATTACAAACACACTATCTTAGTAATGATAATGATCTCAACCAGTGTTGTATCAATTTGTACGCAGAAGATTTTATGTGCATTGtgtgaaaaatgtgaaaatgtgAAGCTCGGAAATTCAACTAAAATAGTCAAACATGCAATCATAGCTTAACTTCATTAAGCTCAATCAAGAAGCACAGCAGAGATCATGAAAGGAAGGCATGGAAATGTCTAGAaggattgaagaaaaaaaaagaattagaaGGAACAGAAAACGAAAATTGTGCCCACATATAACTCATTGACTTCCCCTAAAGCAACTCCAAAAGTCAAAACAGCAATAGCAGAGAGTGTGCAACTTTGCTGACTTCATTGAGAAAAACAGCAGCGGTGATAGAAAAGCAAGGGTGATAAAAAAAGAACACATGAAAGATTTCCAGCACCAAGGAAACAAACTAAACATACAGAAAGCAACATGTGAAATTTCTTTCCATTGATGGGATGGGAAAATAAACAGCATCAGTTTAACAAAGTAACAGCTATAAGAGTATACTTACAAGGGGAAGGAAGCTACGAGGGTCCTCTTGCAGTACTTCATATTGTGGTCGTCCTTGTACTGATGGGTATAGAGGGGATTGAATTTGGGTCCATCTACAAAAACCCCTATTGATATAATGTGTGTACTTGGTAAGTGGGGATCATCATCATATGCAGGGGCAGGGGCAGGGGCAGGGACTATCTGATCATATCCGGGATCATATCCAGCCACAACAGCGCAGACTAGACCATCACCCAAAGACATAGGATAGGCACGGCATTCCACTTTTTCCTTTTCGGGCCAGTCACAGATTTGGTGGAAGTCATGCCAAGTATGATCACTACTGTTGTGGCGATAGGTACCAAGTACTATATGACCATCATCACACTTGGGGTGGATAAAACCTAAATTGGGATCACGAAAATCACAGCAGTGGGTAAACCCTAAACAGCGGTCACCACCAATTGACACTGTACATCCAGTTGGCCTTCGATCATAGACAAATGGAATAGAAGCAGCTTTGGCGTAAAAATACCAATTATCTGAATCAATATGATAGGAGTAGAGACCGAATGAGGTCCACATGAGAATTTCGCGGTCTTCGTTCACAACAGCATATGAATCAATGGCATAATCAAAATCATTTTCAGGCGAATCAGAAACAGGAGGCTGACAAAGGCAAGACCAAGAATCCAATTTTGGGTCGAACACCTCAAAATCGTGAAATGACAAGTATTTACTAATTGCATAGAACTTTTCATTAAGAGGACCAATAATCACAGGCAAGAGCTTGCCATAATTCATGCAACTTAACTTTTTGATGGCGGAGTCGCTGGAGGATGTGTCATAGACATAAACATTGTTCGAAATCCTCAAAGATGGATCAGGTTCTCCCAAACGAAATCCTCCAAGAAAGTAGATGCTCGAATCAACGGCAAAGAAGCCCATAGTGGCGTAGGCATCCGGAATTCGGAACAAGGGATTGCGCAATACTCTTAATCCATGATCACCACCAGAGCAAGGACCAACGTCAACGACGAAAACTTCATAACGATAATCACGTGTTCCATAGTTGGCTTCGCAAACCAAGCAGATCTCGTAGGtcctggaggaggaggaggaggctgATGAGTGTGGGATTAGACTCATGATGTAGACTTTCTGGAGGGAATCGATCTTTGTAGAGTTAGGGTTTTGGGCCTCAACAACACCGGGCAGATTCAAAACAGGACAGATAGATGAGGGAAGATTGGAAGAAGTGCGAGCGATATATAGGGAACTTGAAACTCTAGAACGGGTACGTATTCAATTTACTACATTAACCCTGGATAATAGAGAGTACGTGACCCATTGGGCTTCACGTTTACAAAAGGCTGAACAATTGAGGCCCATTTTCTatgattttaatatatatatatatatatattaaaatggtGCATAGTACATTAGTACCTAATGGCTAATGCACAAGTTCTGCCTAATTGCCAAATTATTGCTTCCAAAATGAGGCTAATGATGGATTTTTGTTGATGAAATTCCAGCTGAATCGTTGCCTATGTAGACTTGGTTCTAGCTAATATTATAAAATCCAAACCAAACCCTTTTTAAGTTATTGTGCgaatttatcttttctttttgctcAATTAGTGGTGACACAAGTGACCGTGgatgtttttatgttttcatttttttattttagataCATAACCAATAAGTATTCAAATCTGACCAATAACTGAATCGATTGATTGATTATTTTCGaaacaaatttatatatttctttaatagaaCCGACCGATAACCAAAATAATCGTCGATAATTcgattaaattcatgtcaaaaaattgaaggcaaaaaaaaacaattgtaaCCAATCATTTGCACTACTTACCTACCTTGTGTTAACCTACCATGTGATTTTATAATTACTTCAAATAGCAGTGAATCATTCTTTTTACATTATATTATTTCGGAAACCCAAGAACTAAGTTGTCTCGATATATAAAGAAGATGATTTCCAATCCTAACATGAAAAGACTCTCCATCCCAATTCAAGTGGAACAATTATTTTACTAAGTAATATGTGAAAGTGAAACAGTTAAATTAACTAAAAAACAAGTGAGAGGCAAAAGATCCATGACAAAGCATCTAGAGAACCAAAAAGTGATGGGGCAGCATTTTTTGCaggagctggagctggagctggtGATGGAGTTGGTGCAGAAGTTTCACAATCAATAGCAACTTTGAGACCTTGAAAGCAGAAGCCTCTCCCATCAATGAAGTAATATGTCTTTGCCTCTATCATTTGGAACACATCTCTTCCACCTCTGGttacattctttaagaaatctGTAGAAATGCAATTCTCATAGCTGGTCCTGTTAACCTCCAGAACACTGTAGCTGTGCTTGTCAAATCCAAAATCTGTACAGAAAGAACAAAACTTTGTATTCATGAATCACAAAGACCTAAATCCCCAacaatcaacaacaagagagattaaaaattactaatttataaaaaaaaaaatgaataacgGGTCGTTTGTTGAGATGGTGAATTTGACTGCGGTAACTCTTAGCGCAAGCTGGCGGTCTTGAGTTCAAACCCATGGCTGCTTCTATTATCGCAATTTGCGAGATTGACTCTTTTTGAGCCCAACATGTGCAAATGACACCCTGCATTATTTCGCCTAGCGGGTATTAGTCCAGATCTCAACTGATCCATGAGAATTGCGAGGTTTTCCATGTAACTCGAGATTTATCAGTCAATTGTGCGGGGCAGTTGAGTGGGTTcaaaattacccaaaaaaaaatattatagaaagaagaaaggaacaTACAGAGCCAATCGCCCACATAGAAGTGTTCATGATGAGAAGCCCAATCAGTGAGATTGACATTTGGTGCCCATGTCGTCTTTCCTCCTCCAACATAGTGTAGGCTTCCATTTGTAAAACCCACCATggatatcatcatcatcaagaaaaCAACATTTTTCATCCAACGATCCATGTTTGGCCTCACCAACCAACACTCTCTTTACAACTCAATCGTCAAGGGCTTTCTACGTTCTGTTGTTTCGGTGTGAGGATTCAATACAgagatgggtttttttttttatgcaattaatGATGAATAATAAACATTCCTTGAATACAAAAAGAACCGTTgattctcttcattttcttgttttgctGTTGTCATTAATAATATCGCTTATTTTGTCAGTTATATTTGGTTAGAAGAATCAGGATATAATTTTCACATTGACATCAACGGTATGAATATATCCATTTTTTGGCACGTAGTTGTTAATTCAGTAAAAATAGCAAACACCCCCCTC is part of the Tripterygium wilfordii isolate XIE 37 chromosome 7, ASM1340144v1, whole genome shotgun sequence genome and encodes:
- the LOC120002078 gene encoding lamin-like protein; the encoded protein is MEGLRKKCFLLMVFMATMLLADCRKPVLHRVGGGKYSWAPNFNFSEWASHEEFYVGDWLYFGFDKQRYNVLEVNKTGYDKCIDTNFVMNITRGGRDVFNLTEPKPYYFISGGGYCFKGMKLAITAKDSPPASPIVIASGSPTATCCIQITLLTMFALTLASKILFNKFI
- the LOC120002077 gene encoding uncharacterized protein LOC120002077, translating into MSLIPHSSASSSSSRTYEICLVCEANYGTRDYRYEVFVVDVGPCSGGDHGLRVLRNPLFRIPDAYATMGFFAVDSSIYFLGGFRLGEPDPSLRISNNVYVYDTSSSDSAIKKLSCMNYGKLLPVIIGPLNEKFYAISKYLSFHDFEVFDPKLDSWSCLCQPPVSDSPENDFDYAIDSYAVVNEDREILMWTSFGLYSYHIDSDNWYFYAKAASIPFVYDRRPTGCTVSIGGDRCLGFTHCCDFRDPNLGFIHPKCDDGHIVLGTYRHNSSDHTWHDFHQICDWPEKEKVECRAYPMSLGDGLVCAVVAGYDPGYDQIVPAPAPAPAYDDDPHLPSTHIISIGVFVDGPKFNPLYTHQYKDDHNMKYCKRTLVASFPLNRR
- the LOC120002466 gene encoding lamin-like protein; amino-acid sequence: MDRWMKNVVFLMMMISMVGFTNGSLHYVGGGKTTWAPNVNLTDWASHHEHFYVGDWLYFGFDKHSYSVLEVNRTSYENCISTDFLKNVTRGGRDVFQMIEAKTYYFIDGRGFCFQGLKVAIDCETSAPTPSPAPAPAPAKNAAPSLFGSLDALSWIFCLSLVF